One Pseudanabaena sp. FACHB-2040 genomic window carries:
- a CDS encoding nuclear transport factor 2 family protein — MTIDRVTEERLILELDAAFLDALLERDVAVVDRDLPDDFLAVFPDGRVADKQMELENVKHAEVESYTTDEVQVHWYADTVAVVNFRMTLNMKERGQKRVRDLHVYIKRDGKWQMITGQVTPILQT; from the coding sequence ATGACAATTGATAGAGTAACTGAGGAACGCCTTATTCTCGAACTAGATGCTGCCTTTCTTGACGCTTTACTAGAACGTGATGTGGCAGTAGTTGATCGCGATCTGCCGGACGACTTTTTAGCTGTTTTCCCAGATGGCCGAGTTGCAGACAAGCAAATGGAACTGGAAAACGTTAAGCACGCTGAGGTTGAATCGTACACGACAGATGAGGTTCAAGTGCATTGGTATGCTGACACAGTTGCAGTAGTCAATTTCCGCATGACATTGAACATGAAGGAGCGAGGACAAAAACGAGTCAGAGATTTGCACGTTTACATCAAACGTGATGGAAAGTGGCAAATGATTACAGGACAAGTAACACCCATCCTACAAACCTAA
- a CDS encoding MFS transporter — MRTQDPNAGLTKITILLASTLTVMSGATIAPSLPAMQAHFSNVANSEFWVRLVLTVPALFIVIGSPIAGQAVDKIGRKSLLLGSAILYGFAGSSGFVLNSVFTILVGRALLGLAVAGVMVSATTLIADYYQGDARANFMGLQAAFMGFGGVLFLSVGGFIADLNWRFPFLIYLFSWLLIPGIVFSLYEPLRIKADVVSADTPVPTAKLPVKLLVLIYACVMLQQIAFYLIPVQLPFYLEQLSGAGATQTGLAIAFSILFSAFASMNYGRVKKRFSFIKILAIAFGLIGLGYVGIGVASSYSLILLVLIPTGIGLGLMMPNLNVWTANEVPDALRGRALGGLTMFMFLGQFLSPIVSQPISQNFGMTATYGLVGVSLVVLAALLWIYKKQVCQAVDSTIGAVIIPKSL, encoded by the coding sequence ATGAGAACTCAAGATCCAAACGCAGGGCTGACGAAAATTACAATTTTGCTAGCCAGCACACTCACAGTGATGTCAGGAGCCACCATAGCGCCTTCTCTACCTGCTATGCAGGCGCACTTTTCGAACGTTGCCAATTCCGAATTTTGGGTACGGCTAGTCTTGACAGTGCCTGCCCTATTTATTGTGATCGGTTCGCCGATCGCTGGGCAAGCCGTTGATAAAATTGGCCGCAAGTCTCTGTTGTTGGGCTCTGCAATTCTGTATGGCTTTGCTGGAAGCTCAGGTTTTGTGCTGAATTCGGTCTTTACTATTCTTGTCGGGCGAGCGTTGCTAGGGCTGGCAGTAGCAGGTGTGATGGTCAGCGCAACGACACTGATTGCAGACTATTACCAGGGCGATGCACGTGCGAACTTTATGGGTTTACAAGCGGCATTTATGGGTTTTGGCGGTGTTCTGTTTCTATCAGTGGGTGGGTTTATTGCCGATTTGAACTGGCGTTTTCCCTTTTTGATCTACCTGTTTTCGTGGCTATTGATACCGGGTATTGTGTTTAGCTTATATGAGCCATTGCGGATTAAAGCTGATGTTGTAAGCGCTGATACGCCCGTGCCTACTGCAAAGCTGCCTGTAAAGCTGTTGGTGCTGATATACGCTTGTGTAATGCTACAGCAGATTGCCTTTTACCTGATTCCGGTACAGTTGCCTTTTTACCTTGAGCAGCTTTCAGGGGCCGGAGCTACTCAAACTGGGTTAGCGATCGCATTTTCTATTCTTTTCAGTGCCTTTGCTTCTATGAACTATGGCAGAGTTAAAAAACGCTTTAGCTTTATCAAGATTCTGGCGATCGCTTTTGGGCTAATTGGGCTAGGTTACGTTGGTATTGGAGTTGCCAGCAGCTACTCACTGATACTATTGGTGTTGATCCCGACTGGCATCGGGTTGGGTTTAATGATGCCAAACCTAAATGTCTGGACTGCTAATGAAGTTCCAGATGCTCTGCGAGGGAGAGCATTAGGAGGGCTAACCATGTTTATGTTTTTAGGTCAATTTCTCTCTCCTATCGTCTCTCAACCAATTAGTCAAAACTTTGGTATGACAGCGACCTACGGATTAGTAGGAGTTTCTCTAGTCGTACTCGCTGCACTGCTGTGGATATACAAAAAACAAGTTTGTCAGGCAGTGGACAGCACTATTGGGGCTGTCATCATACCAAAGAGTTTATAG